The region TATACTTATTTGCACACATTCTTTGAGTTTTTCGTCTTTTAATTTCAAAGTGCAGAGGAAGAGCCATTCCTCTATCATTATGGCATTTCTTAGGTTTTCACGCTCTACGACTGAGGGCTGGGGGAGCACTGagatctgtttctttctcttatcCTGACCATAACACTGCCGAGACCTTACAGTTACAATGCAGAGAATCATCTGCGCAAAACAAGCACCTGAGGAAGAAGTAACAATCATGGCGATCTGTGCACGGAGCCTCATCAGCTCCGCTTCCAAAGCAGTGATCTTCTGCAGAGCCTCTGGGTGACTTCTCTGTCCAGTCACCCTGGCCCCCTGCTGGACAGGCATGATCACAGACGCCGAGCCTCCAGGATGGACTGGAGGAGTCATAAAACCTTGTGGtacagtgtttcttttaaatgggAGAGCATTCCTGTGAAATGAACAAGAACATCACTACATAGGAGAGATAATCTGGTTTAAACACAGGTGCGATGCGAAGTTTGTGTGCACACTGAGGAGTCATTCTGTCTCAGATCACACAGAAAAGTTATCATCACAGAGTGTTATCAAACCAATGGTATAGTTAGAGAGGATAagagaaatataacagaaaaagaaaaaaaaacaacaaagaaaaaaaagcctagtTTATTGGTGCAGAACGTTTACACTCATGATTGACACTTGAACATGGTGTATGATTTGAGGTGGATCGACCTGTTATCATAACGAAAGTGAATTCAATTCCAATTTGAACTGAACAGGTCAGCTGCTCacagcacacattcacaaatcatAGTAACTCTGTATTATAGCTCCACAAGACAGACTCCCGAGAGACTGCTAATCCACCACAAAAGGgaagacacacaaaaactatTAAGCCCAGGGCGCTGTCTTTACAAACCTGAACTTCGCGAagctctctccctcatcctccgCAAGCCACAACACATCAGCCAGCGAAGGAATGGCAGGAGTTTCCAAGGAAACATCGATGTGGCCGTGCCTCTTAGATGTCTGCAGCGGAATCTACTCACAGAGGGATTGGGATCATTAGAATTGTTCTCAGTAAGACTTACTAGCTGCTTAGCTATGCGATTGCACTTTCGATTATAAAACCTGTACCTGGAAGAAGACCCGAGGGTTAGGGCTTAGAGGTAGATTTGTCCCGATCATACGGACGATACTGCGATACTGTCCACAAAGTGGACTGTCCCAGACTGGAACGAGCTGCAAGGTTATTTGTAAACACATTTAGAACAAATATTTTGTCAAACATTTGACACAAGGATGTGTTGTATAATCtccaaaatatttacatttatatcaCTCGACATTAGAGAGCTAACTTCTATCAAGAGATAAGTTACATGGAACAGCCCCAATACAGTACGATAGTCCGAACATTCAAGTCACCGGTTATTGGTATTAATTACGTTAGATGTAAAACGCCCGCCGAGAGTCCAGTACACACGTTAAAAAGCATAGTTTAATACTGCGAGACTCTTCCCTGTCGATACCAAGTCATACTATGGAAGATAGTGCTGAACCGAGGCAATTAATACAACATGTTCCAAATCTACAACAGCGCAAAAATACTGGCGAAACATCTGGATAAAAGTCTCTTACCATGTCAGTTGGAACTCCAAAATATTCCAGGACATAGCGGAGCAAATCAACGATGTCTTCTAAAAGAGACATGAAATACACCTTCTTCTACAGATGCAAGGGCAGGCTGGTCTGCTGGATTTTTTGCTGATAACTGAATCGCAGAAAGGTCCCGTTACACACTGCACCAACTGCCTATAGTTACACGTGATGTGACCAATCAAATTTACCGCATCACATTGGACtctgcaaataaaaacaaaatacatcagAATCAAACAGCGTTGGAATACGTATCCCTCTAATgctgcacaaataaataaataaataaataaatacacacaagcatgcgATGATCCTTTACTGTATCAAGGGATTTGACATTAAGAGCTATGTTGCAATATGCTTCCCTACCCAATTAACGCTCAGCTTGTGAAGCTAGATCGGATTGTTACAGAAACGTTTTTTGAAATGTTCGGCGAAAAGTATTTCTATAGTCGATTAAATACCGAGTAAATGCCTATGTAAAAATACGTAAACGATACGACAAAGGaaaacagttaaagaaaaaaacagagcgaATACAAAACTGAATAAATGACCGTACTTACTATATCCCTTCTCGTCACGTTCCCAGTTCAAGTCGACTCAAATAACGCTGTCGCAGCAAGCATTAGTATGATTGGACgatctacagacacaaacacgttCAGCCAATCTTGGTGAAAAACTTAGCTACGTTCAACTGGAACGCCAACCAATAGGAGATTGGAGGAAAAGAAGTGCgaaattttgtatttgtgtggacGTGAAAGCTTGGACTTTTAGAGGTACGAATGTTTTATTTcggtataaatatatatattttaaaaacaaccaaaatagCCCCTACATGTCGCAGAAGCAGTAATTAGCCAAAACTGTTAAAGTAATTCGAAAAACCGAGCTAAACGCGTTATTGCCAAAGTTGCAGTGACCTAACGTTAGCTATAGGTAACTCAAGGTTAACGTAGTGCATTGCTTTTAAACTAGGGCTCGTTGATGCTGGTTGTTAGTAACGTGCAAGCACTGTTTTCGTAGTGGTAGATACATATGTAGCGCCACTACAGATTCACGGGTTTAACTCGTTTATTGTTATATCTAGTACTCTATTATGTAGCCATAACCTACTTTTGTGAGACTGTGCAATTGCGAGAAAAGCTAGTTAAGGTCTAGTGTGAAGTAGGATGTACATCCagtgaaatttgtttttgtttttgtttaactcACGAAGTGATCTAGAAATACGCAACTAGCAACGTAGCTAGTTAGCTAACCAACGTTCTCGACGCAAACTTGGTGGATGATTTTACGTCACGTTTGTGGCTAATACCACGTTGCTAAGTTTAGTTGAAGGATACATGGAAACATATTATCCCCAGCTGCTATATTTGGATAATGCGACCCGAAGAGCGGTCTGTTCCATAGAAGTCATATTTGGCCTCCTTTATATTTATTCAGCATTTTGCTTATCTTGAAGGAAACCCTAGCAAAActtaaaatattcagttttaatGCAGCAGTTGTCTTAATATTCAAGCGTAGTAATCGAGAAATCCTCCCTACAGCATTTTTGTTGCTCCCCACAAATAGCCTTCAAGATGATGGACGCATTGTCAGTAGTGACTCAGCTGCGAGACCTGGCCTCAGAGCCACAAAACCGGGAGACCATTGTGCGAGATCAAGGATGCCTTCCAGGACTTGTACTCTTTCTAGACCACAAAAACCCACAAGTGGTGTTTGCCACACTGCAGGTACAATCCAGTCTTTACCTGAGGTGTCTAGCTGTCTGCAAATGTGGAGGCCAAACCTGAGTACATCGATTTTCCAAATTAAATGACCTTAGCATTCAGGTCttgatgatctttttttttttttttgtaaaagagACATTCCCACAAGTATTAACAATGTTAAGTAAGGACACATAAAGTAAAGAAGAGAAAGTTCATCCGTCAGTTTCATTTGCTAATATGCAACGTTTCAGTCATGAATTTtggaaatatttcttttctttaatggaTGTATGCGTGTTCAAGTGTCAgtgttatatatgtgtgttaattGAACAGGGTATTAATACATGTTCCCCTATGCCCAGACACTGCGGTACTTGGCAGAATCACGGCAGAACATTGACACTATGAAGAATGAGCTGGGCATGATGGTGAGCCTAGATAGCCTGAAGGAGAAGTGAGTGACAGAGCAAAGATTTCAGCTGGTCAAATGGATCGTACTGTTGGCTTTGTCTTGATTGCTGTTGTTAATGCTGTCCTTGTTCTAAAGGGAAAATTTAACAGATGACATCACTACCCTTGCAAAAGAAGTGTATGGCATTTTGAATGCTCCGGTGAACGCAGAAGTTTCCAGAACCCCTGAGCGTCggagaaagacaaataaaccCCAGTTCTTCCTTAACAGCTCCAATAAGAAGGCCAAATCAGTTACCCTTCACATACAGGGTTTAAATGGAACGGTACGTAcacagtctgtttgtttaaattgtGTGTAAATATTGTCTGTCATAGTCTGAGGGTGTTGAAATAGCTCAGTTTTCAGGACctggtgagtttgtgtatgtttaatgtgtcattagtttatttaaatatgacTAACATGGAAGTGTGTGGTACTGTTGTCATTACAGGATGAGCGGAGTATGTGTGAGGACGCCCTGTTAAAGGTGAAGGGTGTGATTAGCTTTACTTTCCAGATGGCACTGAAGAGATGCACTGTACGCATCCGAGCAGACCTGCCCACGGAGGTACCGCTTCCATTCACTATGTTCCCTAACTTACATAAAATACGGCTATCCATAATCTCTCTTTGAAAATTCAGTCTTGGAAATTTGTACCCAAAATCCACTGTCTGAATTGAGAACTCTCTGTTCTGAATTTGCATCTAAAAAAATTTTCAGCGCTTGCCCATCAAAGCTGTTTAAGTGGCCCGCCAGTCCAGGAACAGGATGTAGGGCTTGCCTCAGTCATGTCTCGTGTGTCCAATTTctgcaggggagagagaactTTGTCCATGCTCATTGGCATAATCtacagagacactgaaaagCAGTTTTCTTTGCAGATTTGCATGTAATTGAACATTTACGTTAAACTAGTTATTTCTGAGTCAAGCCTTTGTATTGAACTTGTATTTTTACCTGTTGATAAAGACTCCATTTGAACCATGGTGTGAAGCACGCTGGTATGATAACAAAGCAAAGTGAAAGGCCATTTCTGTTCACCTTTAATGTCTGAGTTTCCTGTTTCTTAATGATGTCAACTCCTTCTCTCCTCCAGAGTCTGGCCACTGCCATCGCTGCCACTAATGTTCTCACAGCTCAGCAAGTTGTGAAAAATGATAGTGGAGAGGAGGTaggtgtgtgcacgtgcatacgtgtgtgatGCTATTTGTGGCAGAGCATGTAACGTTGACTCTTCATCTCAGAAAAGCAGGGAATTTAGACACTGTCTCTTTTGACTGCAGGTTCTTATCCCACTCAGTACATGTGTCAAAGGCATTGAGGAGAATTCCCTTCTGCCAGAATATCTCCCTGAGGACGAGAgtccagagaaagagatggaccGCGCCATTTCTCGGACAGCCGCTAAAGAGGACGCCGGAGGTAGCTGGCTGAATGCCGCAGCAAGTTTCCTCAGCAAAACATTCTACTGGTGAACGCTGGATCCTTTGCCTGTTCCACAACTCAACCAGTCTAAGCTGGATGCAGCTTTAATtgtaaaatgtttaaagaaTGATCTGAGGAGTTTCCCAGAGATGCTGCCCCTGCTGAGCGTGTATGTTCATCTACATTACAGGTTTCTTTTCTTATTCTGAAAGCTTAGGTTCTGAGTGATATTTTTACCCCCAAAATTGAAGTTGTTCAGTTGTCAGGGGGCATGACAGCAGAGGCAAATTCACACATCAGtcctcagtgttgttttttttactagtttactgttgttctctgtgtctttgtccttGTACACGTGGTATTTTCCCGTTAATTGTTGTTCGTCCTTGTAAATATTCATACATGCGCACAGACtgatgaaatttaaaataatcCAGAGCTGTCTTGATTCTCACAATAAGGGAATGTCTCAGTCACAATGCATCTGTCTGTTCAGAGATTTTAAACTCTGCATTCCTGAGCAAATAAAGATGATTGTTTATCAATGTGCCatgcagtttttatttttttatacgATGAACATAGTCATGCAATTCAGATAAATACTATTTGAACCAATATATCTATGGCATGTtgtacacacacttttaaacaaGCATAGCTTGTTTAAAGCTGGATTCTGGCGAGAGGAGAATGAGACAACATAAGTATGTAGAGCACTGCTGATGAAAATAAGTTTGTATCTCCGGTTCAAATTAACTTAAATATTTCCTCCTCTGAGTTTCTATTGTTTTCACAATAGGTTTGTATTAAATGTTCCCTTGAACCATGATGTAAGTGGAGATAGATAGAAAAACTGGCTTCTAAAATAGATATAAGATCCTCCAAGACTTCATTATATAAGAGCATGTGCCATATGAATGCTTCTTTGTATGCAGGATTTTATCTACAACATAGATACATGCATAGTGTAAtaaactgatgtgttttttgtagGGAGTCTGACCAAGCTACCAAAtgttagaaagaaaaagaaattctgttGTTCCTTTTGAAGTGCTGAAATCCACAGCATAAACACATACTAGTTGGCTTATTGTGATGATTATATTTTTGCTTACTTTACTGTCTCATGATTACTTAGTGGCTTATTCTGTAAGGTTATCCATTGGGTCCAACAATTTAAACCTAATTCCTGTGAAATATTGCATTTGAAAGCTGCCATAATTGTGTTTAAAAATTCACAGTAAAGTAATGATTCAATATTTAAATTAACAAAGACAAGTAAGGTAGCAATATTATTACATCTTTGGTCAGCAGTAGGATTTTTACAAATATCACCATTccaattttttgtgtgtgtgcggacaCCCCGTGCCGCCCCCAGCAAGATGCCCATGTCTAAATCCGTCCCTGATTTCCACCCCCCAAAATTACTCAAAATAGAATTTACATTAATCGATATGCTCAGAGTGTTGCTGGAGTGACAAACCGTATAAATCAGAGAGACACACCGGTATTCAAAAATGAAGTTTTAATCGACTGGTTGTTTAAAAATCAGAAGTATGTTCACGGAGAACACAGGGGAAAGATAAAACAGAATGCGGCTCATACACAGTAACTCAGTTCATCTCACCACCTACGcaacaaataaagaaaagaacCGTTCCCTTCAAACAACACAATCAGTTAGGTGCAGGGAAAGTCTCTATAAGGTCCCCGTGGTTTCTGAATTCCATTGCAATTCAAACTTAAATTTGTCCTAAATCTGTCCATCGCTGTCCTCTAATCACGCCTTGAATCCACTCgtgacacacaaaacacaaaacatcgcaatgaaaaatatgattttgtaAAGCACTACATTCAAAATGACACTGCTATCATTTGAAAACGAACAAATCCACCTGTCCTGTCCGGGTTGTTTCctcgcctttcgccctatgagcgctgggataggttcCAACACCCTCCGCGATAAGCGGcttaggtgagtgagtgaacgagcTAATAGGTCGTCTTCCCGCCCTTGGAGATGGAGGTGGGAGTCCCCTGAAAGCCCAAGGTCCACTACCAGACCCAAGGTTTGAAAAGCTGTTTCCGAGATCCAGTGCATTTTTTGAAATGTCCGCGTGCTCTTGGAAGTTCACCTTGCCTCCCAAATAATTTGTATACTACATGCAGGATAAAATAAATCGTGTTCCTGTTATGGcttgtttaattttttgtgGATCACAAAATTCACATAGACATGATTAAATTTAATTACATCATTATTCCATGGTAAAGTGTTGTATATTAAAATGCCTGTTGTTTGTAAAATTTTAAGTATATTATAGGTGTTAATTTTGATTTCTATAAATCTGAATTTCACTCAGAGGAAACTAGGGAAATTTTGGaggaacttttattttgacacgaGGTGCGACCGACAAAGTCACTGTAACTGGGCACTTTGCGCGCAATATCTGAGGCGAGAATCTGATTCTGGTAAGTCAGTGCAGAGTTTTGACAGTGTGTCTTATCTAATTGTATGTTGACACCTAGGTACGTTATTGTTTAAAATTAGAGAATGCATACGTCGGATATCTTGAAATAATCTCAGAACTAATCTGTTGCAGTGTCAAGAGACCAATGTGAGCATGCTAGCTGAGGAGTATTTTGCTAGCCATTTAGCTGCTAGTTTAGTAACTTAGGGTTTGTTCTGAACATATTCAATTTGGTTGAATTTGTAGGTGACATACGGCACAGTTTACTGGGTTATATATatgctttattaaaaaaattgttGTTATGCAATATTTTTAGCTTTCGTTTTCCTTTCTGCCTCACTCGCCTGGCACCTTGGTGATGTTCCAGACTGTTAGTTATACCAAACCAAGACATCTTCGGTATCTTGTATGATACAGCTGTATGACTcaccaaataaaatgtattataaatTTTGGGAGATTTTGTGTAGTACTCTCAAAATATCCACATAAATCCAACATCTAATACTCTGTATGTCATAAAGTTATCGGTGCCGTTACCCGCTGCATCCAACTTAGTAAAACTCGTGTTTGTTTTGAGGGCGAATTTACTCGGCTGTATGTAACTTGTACGCAAATGTGTAAGCgtgatgtatgtttgtgtgtgtgtgtttgagatgtcaaagaagaaaagcagtcaggagacagaggaaacgCCCTTACCCGTTGCATCTAACATAGTAAAACGCTTGCTTGTACAAGGGCGAGTTTAACTAGCTTTAATGACTGTTATATCCTCGGCCGTGTATAACTTATACGCAAAATGTGTAAgcgtgctgtgtgtttgtgtatgtgttagtgatgtCAAAGAGGAAAAGCAGTCATAGGGCAGATGACACGCCCAACAAGAGGGTCCGACCCTCTGGACCCACGAGTCCGGAAAATGAAGAGGACACGGTCTATCCAAGTGTGCCCGGCTCTGAGTTCTACACATCGCACAGTgtgagtcctctctctctccctttctctctcccgcaTACATAGCTGAAGATACACCAGCGCTGTTCTCTGTATATGAAACAGTGTAGACCTTCACTGAATGTTACCTGCTACCTTGTTCACACTTTCGGAAGTCACTCTCTTGTGCTATGTCTGATAAAACTAAAATGATCGAGATAGAAGTATGATAAATTGTTAATTGAATGTGCACAGACCACAGGGGAAGTTGGTATAGTGGAGAGCATTTCCTTGAAGAACTTCATGTGTCATTCTCTGCTGGGACCCTTCAGTTTTGGCCCTAATGTCAACTTTGTTGTTGGAAACAATGGAAGTAAGTTCTCTGCCCTCATcactcttattattattatttttttttcaaaccatgTAATGCACCAGATCAAGAACAATCTCTCGTGCcctattcattttttaaaaaaaagtcaatatttgCATCATGTAGAATGATAGTGTGTACGTTATTCTTTTGTGAGGAGTCTTTGTATGAGACAGACAATATGAGCATGTGTGGATGTCAGTAGCGCATACATTGGTATGCATGTGCTTAGGTCATATTTGTCTTCTTAAAGTGGTGACAtcatttgttggtttgtgtgtatgtgtgtctgtctgtctctctgtgtgcacacacatgtgttaGGTGGCAAGAGTGCTGTCCTGACTGCTCTCATCGTAGCTCTTGGGGGCAAAGCTCTGGCCACCAA is a window of Chanos chanos chromosome 10, fChaCha1.1, whole genome shotgun sequence DNA encoding:
- the armc1l gene encoding armadillo repeat containing 1, like yields the protein MMDALSVVTQLRDLASEPQNRETIVRDQGCLPGLVLFLDHKNPQVVFATLQTLRYLAESRQNIDTMKNELGMMVSLDSLKEKENLTDDITTLAKEVYGILNAPVNAEVSRTPERRRKTNKPQFFLNSSNKKAKSVTLHIQGLNGTDERSMCEDALLKVKGVISFTFQMALKRCTVRIRADLPTESLATAIAATNVLTAQQVVKNDSGEEVLIPLSTCVKGIEENSLLPEYLPEDESPEKEMDRAISRTAAKEDAGGSWLNAAASFLSKTFYW